One Anopheles marshallii chromosome 3, idAnoMarsDA_429_01, whole genome shotgun sequence genomic region harbors:
- the LOC128715026 gene encoding probable tRNA (uracil-O(2)-)-methyltransferase: protein ICLHCCSGANCTEMFDHTIAEACIKKDCVQNFWKAIDIYLFKTHVVNKKLFGVKNVAIVPFTNGSTSVIPWNNILDLLIETNLDVFEDETRKILVNQGCKIQEGSPANNSVDQLSQYDHEGVIVLNRLLPKNISVFHPIDVVCLIDFSSYRVQLQCLQKDKVTSLFPTFRFSLEVSHEVLSIRCRSSDTTDDRSIYWLREVLLERMQKWIETNIPTDSTGTSTASIRSLALVDNLEEYNCLFNELKQKYGLSMVSIWPECTDPQKFVYEDIAIAAYLLMLWKKERSDNGIDKLQSFVDIGCGNGLLVYILASEGHRGYGIDLRKRKLWDLYPAEPKIDLRVETIVPSNASLFPTIDWIIGNHSDELSPWIPVIAARSSYRSRFFLLPCCAYEFDGRKYQRQNGALSQYGDFLNYAAEIARVCGFHVESDRLRIPSTKRTCLVGNKRMYPETEHERHDETIKAFINERSKGVKMEGTLALNGTEDSWSANFKPRETVEKVRNCTKIDRSVVEKIVAIVFEQLLAKRRIPEEFFSRNWNAGGTITLEALVKAIPQELLVALKAECGGLQTLLRNNHQIFRVEKGAVQIRIPTKVSDAMDEAVVRKMKKVKNFKPINFKQRVCWFITNHPDGCPLLESECKFNHGS, encoded by the exons atttgtttacattgctGTTCTGGTGCAAATTGTACAGAAATGTTCGATCACACTATTGCAGAGGCGTGCATTAAAAAGGATTGTGTGCAAAACTTCTGGAAAGCAATCGATATTTACCTGTTCAAAACGCACGTAGTTAACAAAAAGCTGTTTGGtgttaaaaatgttgcaaTTGTACCATTCACAAACGGTTCCACATCGGTGATACCGTGGAACAACATACTGGATCTACTGATTGAAACTAACCTGGACGTTTTTGAGGATGAAACTCGGAAGATTCTCGTAAATCAAGGATGTAAAATACAGGAAGGCTCACCAGCAAATAACTCCGTCGATCAGCTGTCGCAATATGATCATGAAGGggtgattgttttaaatcgTTTACTTCCAAAAAACATCAGTGTCTTTCATCCAATCGATGTTGTATGTTTGATCG ATTTTAGTTCGTACCGTGTGCAATTACAATGCCTTCAGAAGGACAAGGTTACCAGTTTGTTTCCAACGTTTCGTTTCTCGCTAGAAGTTTCGCACGAAGTGCTTTCAATCCGTTGCCGATCTAGCGATACCActgacgatcgatcgatttatTGGCTGCGGGAAGTTCTACTGGAGCGGATGCAGAAATGGATAGAGACGAACATTCCCACTGATTCGACTGGCACAAGTACCGCATCGATTCGATCACTTGCTCTTGTAGATAATTTGGAGGAGTACAATTGTCTTTTCAACGAACTCAAACAAAAGTACGGTCTGTCGATGGTATCCATCTGGCCGGAGTGTACCGATCCTCAGAAATTTGTCTATGAAGACATCGCAATTGCAGCGTATTTGCTTATGCTGTGGAAAAAAGAGCGTTCTGACAACGGGATCGACAAGCTTCAGTCGTTCGTGGACATTGGGTGCGGAAACGGATTGCTGGTGTACATCCTCGCATCTGAAGGACATCGAGGATATGGTATTGATTTGAGAAAACGCAAACTGTGGGATCTTTACCCGGCCGAACCGAAAATTGATTTGCGCGTCGAAACGATCGTACCTTCGAATGCTTCCCTATTTCCCACCATCGATTGGATCATTGGAAATCATTCGGATGAGCTATCACCCTGGATTCCAGTCATTGCAGCACGTAGCTCGTACAGATCTAGATTCTTCCTTCTTCCCTGTTGCGCTTACGAGTTCGATGGACGTAAGTACCAGCGACAAAACGGTGCTCTTAGCCAGTATGGAGACTTTTTAAATTACGCTGCCGAAATAGCACGCGTCTGCGGGTTTCACGTGGAATCGGATCGTTTACGAATACCCAGCACCAAACGAACGTGCCTAGTGGGCAATAAAAGAATGTACCCTGAAACGGAACATGAACGCCACgacgaaacaataaaagcaTTCATCAACGAACGGTCGAAGGGAGTGAAAATGGAAGGGACACTGGCACTAAATGGAACGGAAGACAGTTGGTCGGCCAATTTCAAACCTAGGGAAACCGTTGAGAAGGTACGAAACTGTACGAAAATTGATCGATCCGTGGTGGAAAAGATCGTGGCAATTGTGTTCGAGCAGCTACTTGCAAAGCGACGTATTCCTGAAGAATTCTTCTCGCGTAATTGGAATGCTGGTGGAACGATAACGCTTGAAGCACTGGTAAAAGCGATACCGCAGGAATTGCTAGTCGCCCTAAAGGCTGAGTGTGGTGGGTTGCAAACGTTGCTGCGGAACAATCATCAAATTTTCCGAGTGGAGAAAGGAGCAGTACAGATTCGCATTCCGACGAAAGTATCGGACGCGATGGATGAGGCGGTTGTGAGGAAAATGAAGAAGGTGAAGAATTTTAAACCGATCAACTTCAAGCAGCGGGTATGTTGGTTTATCACCAATCATCCCGACGGATGCCCGCTGTTGGAGAGTGAATGTAAATTTAACCATGGAAGCTGA
- the LOC128714569 gene encoding uncharacterized protein LOC128714569, translating to MVEIKSFVFFDLETTGIPQLEHFRTKITELSMVACTRGHLLESSTEIPRVTHKLSLCFNPLRMITLGSSQATGLYNDLLEKESQFDGNAGEMIRLYLERLQKPACLVAHNGNRFDFILLKQHLLRIGVSLPVDLYCVDSLPAFREIEADVERSYFENNEGLDSEIPDLEYQTLRVMEELEQANDWLLERKKINETTPQSGRMEQKYKQALRDYLAVAPCRTLPLAEILTDDDDDDNGDSDADYSPSCCSRGSVTSRKRLFSATVSDETEDVKPLETSPVSNAKKRFNLSDLYKRTVGKDLVNAHRAEDDTLALMNCAIVHGVRFVRYAEANCIAYEEIKSKF from the exons ATGGTCGAGATAAAGTCGTTTGTGTTCTTCGACCTGGAGACAACGGGCATACCTCAGTTGGAACATTTCCGCACCAAAATAACCGAATTGTCGATGGTGGCCTGCACTCGGGGACATCTACTGGAATCAAGCACCGAGATACCGCGCGTAACGCACAAACTATCGCTCTGTTTTAACCCTTTACGTATGATAACACTCGGTTCTTCCCAGGCTACCG GACTGTACAATGACTTGCTGGAAAAGGAATCACAATTCGATGGGAACGCGGGTGAGATGATAAGACTATACCTTGAGCGACTTCAAAAACCGGCCTGTCTAGTTGCGCACAATGGAAACCggttcgattttattttacttaaacAACATCTGCTCCGGATCGGTGTCTCACTGCCTGTCGATTTGTATTGTGTCGATTCGCTTCCCGCGTTTCGGGAGATAGAGGCCGACGTGGAAAGGTCGTACTTCGAAAACAACGAAGGTTTAGACAGTGAAATTCCCGATCTGGAGTATCAAACGTTGCGCGTAATGGAGGAACTCGAGCAAGCTAACGATTGGTTGCTGGAACGGAAAAAGATCAACGAAACCACACCGCAAAGCGGACGTATGGAGCAAAAGTATAAGCAAGCACTGCGTGATTATCTGGCGGTTGCACCGTGTAGAACACTTCCGTTAGCAGAGATCCtgaccgatgatgatgatgatgacaatGGTGATTCTGACGCTGATTATTCTCCTTCTTGCTGCTCAAGAGGTTCTGTAACTTCTCGGAAAAGGTTGTTCAGTGCAACGGTTTCCGACGAAACAGAGGATGTGAAGCCATTGGAAACCTCACCGGTTTCGAATGCCAAGAAACGATTCAACCTTTCTGATCTATACAAACGAACCGTAGGAAAGGATCTGGTTAATGCGCACCGTGCAGAAGATGACACGCTGGCACTGATGAACTGTGCCATCGTGCATGGCGTACGGTTTGTTCGATACGCAGAAGCCAATTGTATAGCGTACGAAGAgattaaaagcaaattttaa
- the LOC128712763 gene encoding uncharacterized protein LOC128712763: MSSTKRITMPRRTQEFDIPAPQSSVKKPQSRVSRIAQPVRKSSKLSGLGQFGENGRSRSVERGLNVPPTGGPSTATKKSLNPRSSSATPQLRTPLRNMGHYVLNAENIPSFSIPSTVERERCPVDARQIFDYLSQTNVPDLPKEFIERANIKAMSMKQFLIIIAHLLRQIGGSRYKIGANFIDDIMKAITELQCPFTVNKSMLKTPSAPHSIQQVVTMLSWLIQLAAPALSSEWAPNYDHASEFPSPEYTQFFFQSAIESFHLWNLKREEEFGAQVEAMVDRLVADKTGGLSQEQVRVRTEEIRKQLEAIDSDRSQGKTREQSFDGVQREVLEKQRLVKQLTEETKRLSKEYEHLEQEYYQRQDQYYDCENAIRKVKEQLAHQQMTTRERDDMRTLIAQGRNLIAAKRNAIASLDEESSDHQITLSRLIKQKINIASELNTKLYNFSNAVKPDIQFTPIEISLTSGNYVELEQTLHSLEQDLTDVFHQYRDLHLRLTQQKLHLEQQVSDVQLTISPLESKIAEQTKRLKELQQQRETIARELVALAQRVNERETHQQQAKKLDLCVDQVRKQLESNRNAIEKLTHDKQQLMEEGLERCRQSLDERRRKVAMFQTHVEGCEAIMKELMEVCFKDTESRNKSV; the protein is encoded by the exons ATGTCTTCTACGAAACGAATTACCATGCCACGACGCACACAGGAATTCGATATACCGGCTCCACAATCATCGGTGAAAAAGCCACAATC TCGAGTAAGCCGAATTGCACAACCTGTTCGTAAGTCAAGCAAACTGTCCGGTTTGGGGCAGTTTGGCGAAAATGGCCGTTCTCGATCGGTAGAACGCGGGCTTAATGTGCCACCGACGGGAGGACCATCGACGGCTACGAAAAAATCCCTTAATCCTCGCAGCAGCAGTGCTACCCCACAATTGCGAACACCGTTGCGAAATATGGGACATTATGTGTTAAATGCAGAAAATATCCCTTCCTTCTCAATCCCTTCGACGGTGGAACGCGAACGATGCCCGGTAGATGCGCGTCAAATATTCGATTACCTTTCGCAGACGAACGTACCCGACCTGCCAAAAGAGTTTATCGAACGAGCCAACATAAAGGCAATGTCCATGAAACAGTTTCTCATAATCATTGCCCATCTGCTGCGTCAGATTGGTGGCAGTCGGTATAAAATCGGGGCCAATTTTATCGACGATATTATGAAAGCCATAACCGAGCTGCAGTGTCCCTTCACGGTGAACAAATCAATGCtgaaaacaccgagtgcacCACACTCAATTCAGCAGGTGGTAACGATGCTTTCCTGGCTGATACAACTCGCCGCACCAGCTCTATCGTCCGAGTGGGCACCGAACTATGATCACGCGTCCGAATTTCCCTCCCCAGAATATACGCAGTTTTTCTTCCAATCAGCCATCGAAAGTTTCCATCTGTGGAACCTGAAGCGGGAGGAAGAATTTGGGGCCCAGGTAGAAGCGATGGTTGACCGATTGGTGGCGGACAAAACCGGTGGATTGTCACAAGAACAGGTGCGTGTAAGGACGGAAGAAATTCGGAAGCAGCTTGAAGCAATCGATTCTGATCGATCCCAGGGAAAGACTCGCGAACAAAGCTTCGACGGTGTCCAACGGGAGGTACTTGAGAAGCAACGTCTCGTAAAACAGCTTACGGAGGAAACGAAACGGTTGTCGAAAGAATACGAGCATCTCGAACAGGAATACTACCAGCGGCAGGATCAGTACTATGATTGCGAGAACGCTATCCGCAAAGTGAAGGAACAGCTGGCACATCAGCAGATGACGACCAGGGAAAGGGACGATATGCGGACATTAATCGCGCAAGGCAGAAACCTTATTGCTGCCAAACGTAATGCAATTGCATCTCTGGACGAAGAATCTTCCGATCATCAGATAACCTTGTCCCGGCTGATCAAGCAAAAGATTAACATCGCTTCCGAGCTGAACACTAAGCTGTACAACTTTTCTAACGCCGTAAAACCAGACATCCAGTTTACACCGATCGAGATAAGCCTTACGTCTGGTAACTATGTCGAACTGGAACAAACACTACACTCACTCGAACAGGACCTAACGGACGTGTTCCATCAGTATCGAGATCTACATCTACGGCTCACCCAACAAAAACTACACCTCGAGCAACAGGTGTCCGATGTGCAGCTGACAATCTCACCGCTAGAATCTAAAATAGCAGAACAAACCAAAAGGCTTAAGGAGCTTCAACAGCAGCGCGAAACGATCGCACGTGAGCTCGTTGCTTTAGCACAGCGGGTTAACGAACGCGAGACGCATCAGCAGCAGGCAAAGAAACTAGATCTATGCGTGGATCAGGTACGGAAACAGCTAGAAAGCAATCGGAATGCGATCGAAAAACTAACACACGATAAGCAACAACTTATGGAGGAAGGACTAGAACGATGCCGCCAGTCGCTCGATGAAAGACGGCGAAAGGTGGCCATGTTCCAGACGCACGTTGAAGGTTGCGAGGCCATCATGAAGGAACTAATGGAGGTTTGCTTCAAGGATACAGAGAGCCGAAACAAGTCCGTTTag